One segment of Pseudomonas asgharzadehiana DNA contains the following:
- a CDS encoding tyramine oxidase subunit B, whose product MSTTTKIDFIYLSEQDMIRAGVTDMLACVNTMEEMFGLLYSGDYRMAGPNNDSHGAMVVFPKDSPFPNMPKPTADRRMMAMPAYLGGSFCTAGVKWYGSNIANREKGLPRSILMFTLNDPDTGAPLAHMSANLLSAYRTGAIPGVGARHLARKDSKVVGLLGPGVMGKTTLAAFIAVCPHIDTLKIKGRGEKSLNDFIAWVKNTYPQVTTIKVVDSLEEVVRGSDLVTYCSSGETGDPSIYPIVKREWVKPGCFMAMPASCSLDEGMERADVRKVLDNTGLYEAWFEELPKPAHHCVPVIGVRFMDMIAEGKMQHAELEDIGKIVAGDAQGRRNDEEIIIMSVGGMPVEDVAWGTVVYRNAVEKGIGVKLNLWETPVLR is encoded by the coding sequence ATGTCCACTACTACAAAAATAGACTTCATCTACCTGTCCGAGCAGGACATGATCCGCGCTGGCGTAACCGATATGCTCGCCTGTGTGAATACCATGGAAGAGATGTTCGGCCTGCTCTATAGCGGCGACTATCGCATGGCCGGGCCGAACAATGATTCCCATGGCGCGATGGTGGTATTCCCCAAGGATTCGCCGTTCCCGAACATGCCCAAGCCCACCGCCGACCGCCGCATGATGGCGATGCCGGCCTACCTGGGCGGCAGCTTCTGCACCGCGGGCGTCAAATGGTACGGCTCCAATATCGCCAACCGCGAAAAAGGCCTGCCCCGCTCGATCCTGATGTTCACCCTCAACGACCCCGACACCGGCGCACCGCTGGCGCATATGTCCGCCAACCTGCTGTCGGCCTACCGCACCGGCGCCATCCCCGGCGTGGGCGCGCGGCACCTGGCGCGCAAGGATTCGAAGGTAGTCGGCCTGCTCGGCCCCGGGGTGATGGGCAAGACCACGCTCGCCGCATTCATCGCCGTTTGCCCGCACATCGACACCTTGAAGATCAAAGGCCGTGGCGAGAAAAGCCTGAACGATTTTATTGCCTGGGTGAAAAACACTTACCCGCAGGTGACCACGATCAAGGTGGTCGACAGTCTCGAAGAGGTGGTGCGTGGTTCCGACCTTGTTACTTATTGTAGCTCCGGCGAGACAGGCGACCCCTCGATCTACCCAATTGTGAAGCGCGAGTGGGTCAAGCCGGGGTGCTTCATGGCGATGCCGGCATCGTGCTCGCTGGATGAAGGCATGGAGCGCGCCGACGTGCGCAAGGTACTCGACAACACCGGCCTCTACGAAGCCTGGTTCGAAGAGCTGCCCAAGCCTGCGCACCACTGCGTGCCGGTGATTGGTGTGCGGTTCATGGACATGATCGCCGAAGGCAAGATGCAGCACGCAGAGCTTGAAGACATCGGCAAGATCGTCGCCGGTGATGCCCAGGGCCGTCGCAACGATGAAGAGATCATCATCATGTCGGTGGGCGGCATGCCGGTGGAAGACGTCGCCTGGGGCACCGTGGTGTACCGCAATGCCGTGGAAAAAGGCATCGGCGTGAAGCTCAACCTGTGGGAAACCCCCGTCCTGCGCTAA
- a CDS encoding helix-turn-helix domain-containing protein: MINPSTPTLRHHTAYEQPWFVLNSSRYSVMPSQHPAISHFYAFDVAHSADLLAVPDGCVDIVFDCDATRPSVRICGTPLQAQRVELLQDHHYFGVRFAPGVIPGFINVVAEDLTEQEWDLLEVSAFAQRIFESIVQAPQLHEQMKLFSDYLAPRLMGRTSKLTAMVIQQALAHRGDLRIQQLEDLSGYTSRTIHRQFSQDTGVSPKTFCRIIRCQAALETLNTRNDVSFSDLALDLGFSDQSHFLRDFKKLVSTTPCDYQRKMLQSACNERIRFA, from the coding sequence ATGATCAACCCGAGTACGCCAACGCTGCGGCACCACACCGCGTACGAACAACCCTGGTTCGTGCTCAACTCATCGCGCTATTCGGTCATGCCTTCCCAACACCCGGCGATCTCGCATTTCTACGCCTTCGATGTGGCCCACTCGGCGGACCTGCTGGCGGTGCCGGACGGCTGCGTGGACATCGTGTTCGACTGCGACGCCACGCGCCCCAGCGTGAGGATCTGTGGCACACCGCTGCAAGCGCAACGGGTCGAGCTGCTGCAGGATCACCACTACTTCGGCGTGCGCTTCGCGCCGGGGGTGATTCCAGGCTTCATCAATGTGGTGGCCGAAGACCTGACCGAACAGGAATGGGACCTGCTGGAAGTGTCGGCCTTTGCCCAGCGCATTTTCGAGAGCATCGTGCAGGCCCCACAGCTGCACGAGCAGATGAAATTATTCAGTGACTACCTGGCCCCGCGCCTGATGGGCAGGACCTCAAAACTCACGGCCATGGTCATTCAACAAGCGCTGGCCCATCGGGGCGACCTGCGCATTCAGCAACTGGAAGACCTGAGTGGCTACACCAGCCGCACGATTCATCGCCAGTTCAGCCAGGACACCGGCGTGTCGCCCAAGACGTTCTGCCGGATCATTCGCTGCCAGGCGGCGCTGGAAACCCTGAACACCCGCAACGACGTATCGTTTTCGGACCTGGCCCTGGACCTGGGTTTTTCCGATCAGTCGCACTTTTTGCGCGACTTCAAGAAGCTGGTCAGCACGACCCCCTGCGACTACCAACGCAAAATGCTGCAGAGCGCCTGCAACGAGCGCATCCGTTTCGCCTGA
- a CDS encoding ATP-binding protein, whose protein sequence is MNVANSLSRQIIVSMSAVVLCVIALAVVGSYVFYAVLWTIAPPTELEMEANEWLPTGVEWVWMGLITCVSLGVGAAVAVKLSKRILAPLNSVAASLRSLADGDLDARAVAPDLSLGEAALLVNDFNSMANRLKRMAEEQAFWNAAIAHELRTPLTILRGRLQGLAEGVFAPDTAQFYSLLGQVEGLTRLVEDLRVVGMSDNGHLELALQEVELADALEAEARLFEPSLNGAGFALQLNLRKGPVHCDADRIRQALLALLDNIRRHATPGIVSIELGSDERGHFLRVADEGPGVDAAFAEHIFEAFQRGERSRSRAQGGSGLGLTVVRAIAIAHGGAVTCRTALNSGTLFELSWPGAALFKTQP, encoded by the coding sequence ATGAACGTGGCCAACAGTCTGAGCCGGCAGATCATCGTGTCGATGTCGGCCGTGGTCCTGTGCGTGATTGCGCTCGCGGTGGTGGGTTCCTATGTGTTCTACGCAGTGCTCTGGACAATCGCGCCACCCACGGAGTTGGAAATGGAAGCGAACGAATGGCTGCCCACAGGCGTGGAATGGGTGTGGATGGGCCTGATCACCTGCGTCAGCCTGGGGGTCGGCGCGGCGGTGGCCGTCAAGTTGTCCAAACGCATTCTGGCGCCGCTCAATTCGGTGGCGGCGAGCCTGCGCAGCCTGGCTGACGGTGACCTGGATGCCCGCGCCGTGGCGCCCGATCTTTCCCTGGGTGAAGCCGCCCTGTTGGTCAATGACTTCAACAGCATGGCCAACCGACTCAAACGCATGGCCGAGGAACAAGCCTTCTGGAACGCTGCCATTGCCCACGAACTGCGCACCCCGCTGACTATCCTGCGCGGCCGTCTGCAGGGGCTGGCCGAGGGCGTTTTCGCGCCGGATACCGCGCAGTTCTACAGCCTCCTGGGCCAGGTCGAGGGCTTGACCCGACTGGTCGAAGACCTTCGCGTGGTGGGCATGAGCGACAACGGCCATTTGGAGCTGGCACTTCAGGAGGTGGAACTGGCCGACGCACTGGAGGCTGAAGCTCGCTTGTTCGAACCCAGCCTGAACGGTGCCGGTTTTGCCTTGCAATTAAACCTGCGCAAGGGCCCCGTGCACTGCGACGCCGATCGCATCCGCCAGGCCTTGCTGGCGCTGCTGGACAATATTCGTCGGCATGCCACGCCGGGCATCGTCAGCATCGAACTGGGCAGTGACGAGCGCGGCCATTTCCTGAGGGTCGCGGATGAGGGCCCGGGGGTCGACGCGGCGTTCGCCGAGCACATTTTCGAGGCGTTCCAGCGCGGCGAACGTTCACGCTCGCGCGCCCAGGGCGGCAGCGGCCTGGGCCTGACCGTAGTACGCGCGATTGCCATCGCCCATGGCGGCGCAGTGACCTGTCGAACCGCGCTCAACAGCGGCACGTTATTTGAACTCAGCTGGCCTGGCGCCGCGCTGTTTAAGACTCAACCCTGA
- a CDS encoding alpha/beta fold hydrolase has protein sequence MHPDSRFFTNRSGLNLHVLRWGNPSGVPLVLLHGLRAYAQTWESLVDALGDGYCIYALDQRGRGLSDWAPAASYHTQSYVHDLEDFVAHVGLQRFVLLGHSLGGANALEYARQHPGRLIGLIIEDIGPGSSSQGDGAARIRREMAQTPLRFDTWDAARAFWQASRPGLSAAGLTSRLAHSMKESAGAITWRHDQQGIAEARLSIEPTDLWPAVRALDCPTLFIRGMRSDFLPAATLQALRDSNAWVRTAQVADASHYVHDDQGEIFNRLVIEFLDSLAIAGQ, from the coding sequence ATGCACCCGGACAGCCGTTTTTTCACCAATCGTTCAGGCCTGAACCTGCATGTGCTGCGCTGGGGCAACCCGAGCGGCGTGCCTTTGGTCTTGCTGCACGGCTTGCGCGCGTACGCCCAGACCTGGGAGTCACTGGTCGATGCACTGGGCGATGGCTATTGCATCTATGCCCTGGACCAGCGCGGTCGCGGGCTGAGTGACTGGGCGCCGGCCGCCAGCTACCACACCCAATCCTATGTGCACGACTTGGAGGACTTCGTCGCCCATGTCGGCTTGCAGCGCTTCGTGTTGTTGGGGCACTCGCTGGGGGGCGCCAACGCGCTGGAGTATGCACGCCAGCATCCGGGGCGCTTGATTGGCCTGATCATCGAAGACATCGGGCCCGGTTCCTCAAGCCAGGGCGACGGTGCGGCGCGCATTCGTCGCGAGATGGCCCAGACCCCGTTGCGTTTCGACACTTGGGACGCCGCCCGCGCCTTCTGGCAGGCGTCGCGGCCCGGCTTGTCGGCAGCGGGCCTGACGTCGCGGCTGGCGCATTCGATGAAGGAAAGCGCGGGCGCGATTACCTGGCGCCACGACCAACAAGGTATCGCCGAGGCGCGCCTGAGCATTGAGCCGACCGACCTGTGGCCGGCGGTACGCGCCCTGGATTGCCCGACCTTGTTCATTCGAGGTATGCGCTCGGACTTTCTGCCGGCGGCGACGCTGCAAGCCCTGCGTGACAGCAATGCGTGGGTGCGCACGGCGCAGGTGGCGGATGCCAGTCACTATGTGCATGACGACCAGGGCGAAATCTTCAACCGGCTGGTCATCGAGTTCCTGGATAGCCTCGCGATTGCGGGTCAATGA
- a CDS encoding response regulator: MTESLPASPAHQALVLIAEDEPEIADILTAYLKRAGFRTAHAPDGRRALELHQQLKPDLVLLDVMMPKLDGWKVLAELRHRGNTAVIMLTAHDQDMDKLMGLRIGADDYVVKPFNPAEVIARTQAVLRRCGEQGHGADRRVLRVDAFEIDIDSHEVNVHIGTPKQPLHLTVTEFKLLAQLAKAPRRVFSRAELLVLCSPESDSLERTVDSHISKLRRKIEDLGLQGVPASIRGVGYRFGSQA; the protein is encoded by the coding sequence ATGACTGAATCACTCCCTGCATCACCCGCCCACCAGGCGCTGGTGCTGATCGCCGAAGACGAACCGGAAATCGCCGACATCCTCACGGCCTACCTCAAGCGCGCGGGTTTTCGTACGGCGCATGCGCCGGATGGGCGTCGCGCGCTCGAACTGCATCAGCAGCTCAAACCGGACCTGGTGCTGCTCGATGTGATGATGCCCAAGCTGGACGGCTGGAAGGTGCTGGCAGAGCTGCGCCATCGCGGCAACACGGCGGTGATCATGCTGACCGCGCACGACCAGGATATGGACAAGCTCATGGGCCTGCGCATCGGCGCGGACGACTACGTCGTCAAACCTTTCAACCCGGCGGAAGTCATCGCCAGAACCCAGGCCGTGCTGCGCCGCTGCGGCGAACAGGGCCATGGCGCCGACCGCCGTGTACTGCGCGTCGACGCCTTTGAAATCGACATCGACAGCCATGAGGTGAACGTCCACATCGGCACGCCAAAACAGCCGTTGCACCTGACGGTCACCGAGTTCAAGTTGCTCGCCCAGTTGGCCAAGGCGCCGCGCCGAGTGTTCAGCCGTGCCGAACTGCTGGTGCTCTGCTCGCCGGAAAGCGACAGCCTGGAGCGTACCGTCGACAGCCATATCAGCAAGCTGCGCCGCAAGATCGAAGACCTCGGCCTGCAGGGCGTGCCCGCCAGCATCCGTGGCGTCGGCTACCGGTTCGGGAGCCAGGCATGA
- a CDS encoding RidA family protein, producing the protein MTKIIKLKTGSPFEDQASYSRLVVVDNWIYVSNTAGRNPQTKLIPEDILEQTHQVFANIETALAAVDASLADVVCSRVFIQDPKDVPAVMGLIGEKFRGVDPASTVTCPPLGSTVYKVELEVTAYRNASKAQVEVIRLAQ; encoded by the coding sequence ATGACTAAAATCATCAAGCTCAAAACCGGTTCCCCCTTTGAAGACCAGGCCAGCTATTCGCGCCTGGTGGTGGTGGATAACTGGATCTATGTGTCCAATACCGCCGGGCGCAACCCGCAGACCAAACTGATCCCTGAAGACATCCTCGAGCAGACGCACCAAGTGTTCGCCAACATCGAAACCGCGCTGGCCGCCGTCGATGCAAGCCTGGCCGATGTGGTGTGCTCGCGGGTATTTATCCAGGACCCCAAGGACGTGCCGGCGGTGATGGGCCTGATCGGCGAGAAATTCCGCGGTGTCGATCCGGCGAGCACCGTGACCTGCCCGCCGTTGGGTTCGACGGTGTACAAGGTGGAGCTGGAAGTGACGGCGTATCGCAACGCCTCCAAGGCCCAGGTCGAAGTGATTCGCCTGGCGCAATAA
- a CDS encoding helix-turn-helix domain-containing protein — protein sequence MLAQVRTFNDSQQHAVSIQGWQQVYDQLGRGCLTSELWQLSGDRFQIFQEVLDKRVVQHGRSPKGRLCAAMSLGSPPVVQGQQVNAQSVVLLRDGEEFVLHAPQGTHFFALNVDAVRFAKLAAVELSNDQLKRLTSVSALSVDETLLLRIRQRIHPLFRHFLEHAHAISPASEKMLEDELLGAFLDLFSHAGDEVRCRRGNFAVSAYLVRRSQELLIASGDAPLSILDLCEQLRVSRRTLQNSFQAVTDMRPVEYLRNLRLNAVRRQLIATPACEKNVGEIAVAMGFFHLSHFATHYRELFGESPSETRRAQY from the coding sequence ATGCTCGCGCAAGTCCGCACCTTCAATGACTCTCAACAGCACGCCGTTTCGATCCAGGGCTGGCAGCAGGTGTATGACCAGCTCGGCCGTGGTTGCCTGACCAGCGAGCTGTGGCAGTTGTCCGGCGATCGCTTTCAGATCTTCCAGGAGGTGCTGGACAAGCGCGTGGTGCAGCACGGCCGCTCGCCCAAGGGACGCTTGTGCGCGGCCATGTCCCTGGGCAGCCCGCCGGTGGTTCAGGGGCAGCAGGTCAATGCGCAAAGTGTGGTGTTGCTGCGCGACGGCGAAGAGTTCGTGTTACATGCGCCGCAAGGCACGCACTTTTTTGCGCTCAACGTCGACGCCGTACGTTTTGCCAAACTGGCTGCGGTGGAATTATCCAATGATCAGCTCAAGCGCCTCACCAGCGTGTCGGCGCTCAGCGTGGATGAAACGTTACTGTTGCGTATTCGCCAGCGCATCCACCCGTTGTTTCGTCACTTTTTGGAACATGCGCACGCGATCAGCCCGGCGTCGGAAAAAATGCTCGAGGACGAACTGCTCGGTGCGTTCCTCGATCTGTTCAGCCACGCCGGCGATGAGGTGCGTTGCCGACGTGGCAATTTCGCGGTGAGTGCCTACCTGGTCCGGCGCAGCCAGGAACTGCTTATTGCCAGTGGTGATGCGCCGTTAAGCATTCTTGACCTGTGTGAGCAACTGCGCGTCAGTCGCAGGACCCTGCAGAACAGCTTCCAGGCCGTGACTGATATGCGGCCGGTCGAATACCTGCGCAACCTGCGCCTCAACGCGGTCCGGCGACAGTTGATCGCCACCCCCGCGTGCGAGAAAAACGTGGGTGAGATTGCTGTGGCCATGGGGTTTTTCCACCTGAGCCATTTCGCCACGCACTATCGTGAGCTGTTCGGCGAATCGCCGTCCGAAACACGCCGGGCACAGTACTGA
- a CDS encoding NAD(P)/FAD-dependent oxidoreductase produces the protein MAPTIAPVNTSTEFPTATAVVIIGGGIIGLSAALTLAERNIPVVVLEKGRIAGEQSSRNLGWVRKTSRHAHDIPLALAADRLWAQMPERVGADVGYRQEGIMFVAHNEAQMAMHEGWLKSVEQLSLDSRLLSKREIEALVPGGEGAWAGGIYTPSDARAEPTLASSAIAKAAMALGVVIIEQCAVRTLQMSAGKVSGVVTEKGEIRCDQVLLAGGMWSRRFLGNLGVSLPTLALTCSVLRTHPMQGPTEIAVGAPDFSFRKHKDGGFIITQRGKLDAFLTLDHLLLAKQYMPQFRAQRSVLNVSLGKYFFNDLALARRWSADSVSPFERVRVQDPAANPRLNNDAMNNLKAAWPVFEQARIAEAWAGTIDVTPDSNPVIGPVAQIPGLTVATGFSGHGFGTSPAAGHLAADIVSGHTPIIDPSPYRFERF, from the coding sequence ATGGCCCCGACTATTGCGCCCGTGAATACGTCCACCGAGTTTCCCACCGCCACCGCCGTTGTCATCATCGGCGGCGGCATTATCGGCTTGAGCGCTGCACTGACACTGGCCGAACGCAATATCCCGGTGGTGGTTTTGGAAAAAGGCCGTATCGCCGGCGAGCAGTCCTCGCGCAACCTGGGCTGGGTGCGCAAGACCAGCCGCCACGCGCACGATATTCCACTGGCCCTGGCCGCTGACCGCTTGTGGGCGCAAATGCCCGAGCGGGTCGGTGCGGACGTGGGCTACCGCCAGGAAGGCATCATGTTTGTCGCCCATAACGAGGCGCAAATGGCAATGCATGAAGGCTGGCTTAAATCGGTCGAGCAGTTGTCGCTTGACTCGCGGTTGCTGAGCAAGCGCGAGATCGAAGCGCTGGTGCCGGGCGGCGAGGGGGCCTGGGCCGGCGGGATCTACACGCCGTCCGATGCGCGTGCCGAACCGACCCTGGCCAGCAGCGCGATCGCCAAGGCCGCCATGGCGCTGGGCGTGGTGATCATCGAACAGTGCGCGGTGCGTACGCTGCAGATGTCGGCCGGCAAGGTCAGTGGCGTGGTCACCGAAAAAGGCGAGATTCGTTGCGACCAGGTGTTACTCGCCGGCGGCATGTGGTCGCGGCGCTTCCTGGGTAACCTGGGGGTGTCGCTGCCGACCCTGGCCTTGACCTGTTCGGTGTTGCGCACCCATCCGATGCAGGGCCCCACCGAAATTGCCGTGGGCGCGCCGGACTTTTCTTTTCGCAAGCACAAGGATGGCGGCTTCATCATTACCCAGCGCGGCAAGCTGGACGCGTTCCTGACCCTCGATCACCTGTTGCTGGCCAAGCAATACATGCCGCAATTTCGCGCGCAGCGCAGTGTGTTGAACGTGTCGCTGGGCAAATATTTCTTTAACGACCTGGCACTTGCGCGGCGCTGGTCGGCTGACAGTGTCAGCCCGTTCGAACGCGTGCGCGTACAGGACCCGGCGGCCAACCCCCGGCTCAATAACGATGCGATGAACAACCTCAAGGCCGCCTGGCCGGTGTTCGAGCAAGCGCGGATAGCCGAGGCCTGGGCGGGCACGATCGATGTGACGCCGGACTCCAACCCGGTGATCGGGCCGGTTGCGCAAATCCCCGGCCTGACCGTGGCCACCGGTTTCTCCGGGCACGGCTTCGGCACCTCGCCGGCGGCAGGCCATTTGGCCGCCGATATCGTCAGCGGGCATACCCCGATCATCGACCCGAGCCCCTATCGGTTTGAGCGTTTCTAA